The Festucalex cinctus isolate MCC-2025b chromosome 16, RoL_Fcin_1.0, whole genome shotgun sequence sequence CTGGAGGAAATACAACATTGTTAGTGCAAGTCCACACAGGCTGGGGTACGAAAAGAGCATGACAAGGGGAAATAAAGATTAGGGTACAAGccaagccatccatccatccatccatccatgtgcgGGGGCCAGCAGCTGCCCACCTTGGCGCCGTCTGCATCTGCGCCGTTCGTGGGGGGCTCGGCGGAAACCATAGTCGGGCCTTTGCCAAGAGACTGGCGGCGATTTGACAGCAGGAATGGAGAGAGATCAAATAACAGCAACAGagtcagagagagagaaggggagGACACAatggagagcgagagagagagagagagagagagagggggatgCAGTACAAAGTCATTTGGTTCCTTcatttgttttctgaagctgttgGACTCCCTAATATAACATCTGAAAACCCTTGCTTGAATATCAAAAGAGGAAATGTACCTTATCCCGGGGCACTGCGGTGGGCAGTTCTCTCATCCGGTTTCTCCTTTGCTCCTGTAGATACACAAGCATGACAGAGAagagaatatgagttatgagaaTATGAGTTCTCAACTCTTCAGTAATCATTAATACAGACACTTGTACTTtttatacacacaaaaaaatactatatatatatatatatatatatatatatatatataaaacaatcacagataatttcaaagaaatgcctatatatccaatgcagtgctttatgttttacatgtattataaatgctttaagGCTCTACAACCCCTCACCAAAcagtttatacatttttctcattgaggcatttatattaTCTCCCACTTCTCtggtgtttaaacattctcaatgttcaaaactttcactaattttataaaaaataggtacaatacagcaaaaaaaacacacaaaaaaacgcaaatttgcactaaaaaaaacccccactaaAAGTCAACCGCGTtattctttaaaagaaaaaagaaatgaaagaagtaaaacttgtgatatctgcccctaatcaacataaaaaaaaaaaaaaaagatctacttaaaataaatgacagcaaacaGTCAAGACGCATTCAAAGTAACAAACTAAATAATTCAATAGCATCATGAGCTTAtgtgaaatatatttttctagtaattgtgcttttatactttttttttttattattattttattttttttaaactacaaatagactgagatgatttggGTTTTATAATCCggattgttccacaaactgacaccttgagttgaaatacatctaTTTGTTTTGTcctgtatttaggtttggaataattttcttaatttgtactcactttccttttttttttttttttattttttttttatttgaatgttaattgttaaaatttcatgatgggctttcaTTATTTTAAGACTGTTAAAcaccatcaattcattaaatttgaaaattttaagttGTAGGACCATTGGAtcagtgtggtctctgtatccacaaccaaAAACGAGACAAATAGCACATTTCTGTCAAAGAAAAATGGGTTGGGTGTAAGTTTTGGCTGCACACCAccacacttcaatgcaacaGGTCGGTTATGAAACAATAAATTatgtaacaataacaaagcattcttgttTAATGATTCTTTAACCTTATGTAACACAGCGACAGTTTGACATATTCTATATGCGCTTTCCATGTTAAatgttcatcaataataatacctaTAAACTTTATTTCATTGGTCCTTTCTATTTCTATACCTTGTGCAGTCAGTGTTGCTTCAACATCCATAACATtacatgaaatgaatggcaCTTTTCTATTCTTCCAACCTCTAGTTCCTGAtcagaaaatgtccaaaagatgGCGGCCAATGTGAGTACAAATACCTTCAACTAAGGCCGGGTATTGGCCTGATACTGATACTCGCCCATCTCGAATAGGAATAGTCAACGGAAATGAATAAAGTGGTGATGGAATGATTTTAGCACTGCATCAATGCACTGCATTAATgttgtaacaaaaaaagaaaaaaaacaaagttttggGGGGTTCGCGCACACCTCGATATTGTTGTTCATGACCCCGCAGGCGTCTGCAAAGTCTGGATGCTTCGTGTTGATGTAAGCCAGCTCAATGGCAACCAAATTGTGGACCTAATGGAACAGGAAGACAAGCCAGTAGCTCTTGCTTATTAATTCAGCATTCAAACACAAATCATCTCGTACTCATAAACAAATATTTAGACACAAACTATTACTGAGCAGTAAAAAGAAAGCATGTCATGATACCATCTCGTTGGTGATGGGCAGCCTCTTTCTCAAGAGGGATGTGACTACTTCCACAATGGCCTCGTGGAGCTTTGGGAATCTCTGCAGCTCCTGGTGGACAAACTCAGGTATCAGCGCAAGCATCGGAATATGCGAAAAAAAGAAGCACGACGAACCTGCGTGCTGTAGTTGCTGCAGTGCTGGATGATCCTCTGCATCTCCTCGTGGACCAGCTCCACGCAGCGCAGGCTGGGCTCCTCCAAGCGTTTCACCTGCTTCTTCACCAGCAGCTCGAAGGAGACCTCGGGCACGAACAGAGAGGGCCGAGGGCCCTGATGGGGGAAGGTGAAAGGTCAGCCGTGCGTTAGTGTTcactttgtcaacaaaaacgaaacaaaaatcattttgtcaacacacatttctcaccggactaaaactagactagactagactaaaaccctcattaataaacaataagtgtgaCTAAATCAttatgcattttcatcgactaatgaagacgagaggaAAATGTCCTTTACGTAatcaaaactggactaaaatctatggacattttagttcatgaacaaaacaagacgaaaatatgcttttttaaaatcttgtctctgctaatctgtcacgtctgtgacactgtcatgtgacacagcacaaacacatgtgacagacaggaggtggattcatggtgaaagcttaaaataaataaataaataaataaataaataaataatagttataatttaacattacGCCAAttaacattccaacaataatgttaatgtgagtgctaactaatgctggctaacttgctagctcattacatggagccatagtagctactgcaattgtgtgtcaagttgtttttcataaaaaaagataagaaaatttgatgtgaaatagttttagatccaaaaaggttcaacataatctgctgacaaaaaaatatacatgggtAAACTGGTTgttctgactaaaactagactaaaatgttgacagtttttgctgactaaaactagacaaataaaatagcGTTTCCTTggactaaaaaataaagaataaaatgctagatttatagtcgactgaaaatggactaaataaaaatgagatgaggttgactaactgtgatataaactaacaagcgtgactgaaattggactaaaactgagccaaaattttaaaatggcagcCAAAATTAACACCATGCGGCAACTTTGAGAAATGGTCAAGTAAGGCGGCACGACTCACGGTCGCGTTCCTTATCGCTGTCAGGATGTCAATGGTGCTGAGGCCTCCCAGGGGATCCACGCACTCCAAAGTTCGGCCAAAAGTCTCGTGGAAGATGTAACAGATTCGGGCTCCGCCACAACTAACGATGGAGAGGCGAGAGGGGAATCAGATGCGGTTCGCTTCATGTCACCGGTAAAATGATTTCCGACGCTCACAGCTCTGCCGTCTCGATGTACTTGGCCGTGCCCTCGATGGTGTTGCAGTACTCGGTGGCGAACTTGGTGATGAGCTGCAGCAAGGTGGCACTTTGGTCCTCCACAGGCTCACCGTAGCTGCCGAGCAGCGACTGGTACTGAGCGGCCAGCACGTTGATCCGCGTCTTCAGCTCCGGCAGACAGTCGCGGATGTGATGCATCAGGAGTCTGGCGTCACGACACGCAAAAGGTTTCAGTCAACCTTTACTTGTGCCGACATTGCCTGACTGTAAACCAAGGGTAATGTGGTTgacaaaaactaatgaaacaactgaaaataaaatgcaaaaaatgaatTGTAGTTCATTACacagtacttaaaaaaataaaataaaatattgtattcGACAAATACTCCTAATAGaaagaaattaaaactaatactaaaactaatacaaactaaacaaaaacaaaggcctTTAAAGCCAGtgaatgcagaaaattgaaaaacacaaacacaaaactatTCGATGCCTGCTGTAaacacaattaactcatttctaataaaatattacaaatacaaatgaatCCTTACTAATGCTGCATAAAACAATCATGAGGTTTTGCTCTTCAAATGGTTCCCTAAgcaagaagaaaatgtgtttaaaatataacaaaacatctgtaaatgtttttgaagaCTAGTGATACCCTTTCCACCACTCATGTTAAAATGGATTCTTTTTCCATCAACTTTGTGTTTTCATTCCTTGTTACTTTTGATTTAATAGTGTAGAAACGAAGCTCTGCCGCAAattgtgaaaatgtgcaaaacgtCGATTTGAGGcacaaccaaaaatgtttgtaattgtCTGCAGATGCTACACAATGGTGGTGAAGCACTTTTTCCAATTTGACAAAACTAGGGCatgactaaatgaagctcctcccctcatTTCAATATTGTTCCCTGGACCTGGCAAAATAAACTTTTTATATTAGACATGGCTTGGGCCTGAGCTCAAAATTTGaccgtatatttatttttattttagccatattattcatatttatttaatttaggaAAGAAACTgctctattcttttttttcccatttcttGATCAAACAAGCAGTCACAATGCTATACGTTTTGTATATTTCTATTGGGTGCTATTTCAAGCATTTGAAGTCAACTTTTCATACTCTGAAAATGCAACAATGAAATTGcggaaaatgtttttcataatAAACGAATTCATgcaatgtcaactcattcactcgccgtcattttcactgaagcaatcctcTTTGCTGCTGCTTGTTTTAcaaggattttgactgattttgcaaggcccagagaatactgtgttctactgctataaaaacataccaaaagaaagattagaatctcttctttcatcaggaaaaatatatatttgtatcagtttccgttttgcagcaattagcattagaatatagctaaatttcatcaatattcaacactgacaaaaagaccttgcagcaacatggccctggctgatctcttatactctgctaccacctgctggctgtcttttttttaattttttttataactaccattgctttaagccacctcttcatgtcagaagctccatcaaagccttctgtatgctctagcataaaacaaaaacgtgtaaacacgtttttgggagagaaggacagggttaaaaaaaaaacgtttttacatgtttttgggattgaatgagttaataatctaGATGGCACTGACCTATTCAGGGTCCTGGCTAAGTATTTGGTCCCGTTGCGATTAGCAAGAGAGGGATACTTCTTCTGCAGAAAGACGTGTTCGTCATGAATCGCATCAGCCACAGACTTTTTATTGTTGATGTCCAGCTGGCTCCTGTACACATCAGAGAATCGACAGTGTTATATTCCACCTTCACAGGACATCAATGCTGGATTATTAATATTTCATGTTGAATACAAAAGCCATGCTTTGATCACAGTAATGGGccataaataaacaatacataTTGACCCGTATTGTCAAAAGCACTCATCTCCAGACTCGTGTTGAATATGTTGCAGGTGGGTGCTAACCTGTTGACCACGCCGATGAGTCCCAGTTTGACAGGAATGACTCGACCCATCAGCACGTCCATGGCATCGGTACCGGCGTCCATCAGGTCCAGTTTGGTCACCACGGCCAATGTCCTCCTGCCTGGAGGGTcaaatttagacttttttttaaaagttatttcATATATCTCACTTATTGCTTTTGGACTTTACCGTCGGGGTCCACCTCCCGGGCCACTTTGAGGGCCTCTGACGTCGCCATGTCGGTGTTGGCGGCGGTGACGGCTAGTATGATGCAGTTGGGGTTGGAGATGTGCGTGAGGATGAGATCTCGGATCTGGATCTCAATGTCTTTGGGCTGATCTCCTACAGGCACCTGAGACAAAAATGGTGGGTTGCGCCATGTTAATAATAAGGTGGGTTGCGCGTACGCTCGGTGCCGTGTTACCTTGGTGATGCCGGGCAGGTCCACCAGGGTGAGGTTGACAACGTGGGGGGAAAAGATCTTCAGGTGAATTGGCTCGTCACTGATGCCCTGCACAGTTATTTGGGTTTACAAAAGTTAAGTATGATGAATAAGTAGATGGTTATGACTTGAAATCCAATTACATGGTATGGAAAATACAACTTGttcttttacaataatatagtCTCCGTGCCCCAAACATAatttttctgattaatattgcatttgtggatgtGGAATAAAAATTAAGCAGATGAGTAGATTTATTGTCATCAATGTGGGGGGTGCAGCCATCTTGTACTGTACCAAACTGCTGTTGactataattaactcatttgctcccaaaaacgtataaatatgttctattttaaatgtattaagcggcccaaagacgtatttatatgttttttgttttgttattttatgttagagcatacagaaggctttgacgcaacCTCTCAAAGTCAGAGAACGGGTGgagaaaaatggtagtaatgacaaaaacggccagcaggtggcagcagagcatattagatcaaccagggccatgatgaaaacaaactgTTTCCCTACAATTCTaagcaaatttgtgaataatgatgaaacttagctatattataatgctaattgctgcaaaacggatgaaaaaaaaaaagagactaatctttctttttgtaggttccatgttattatagcaataaaacacaatattctatgggccttgcaaaagcaagtcaagtcaagtcaaatcagtcaaaatccagtaaaacagccgggagcgaagggggttgcttcagtgaaaatggctgggagtgaatgagttaacatcaaAGTGCCTTCGGGTTCGCATTTTGACCGTCACGGCTCACATGTATTTTGGTAGCAGCAATGGTGTCATCAATCTCACCTTATTATTCCCTGATATTCGCTCGGTTTCAGCTTCTATCTCTTGCCTGATTTCATCAAAATCAGTGTAGAcctgccaaaaataaataataaaaataaattgattacGATGTAATGCTTGAAAGCACACCACTCGTTACCTTATTCTTAGTGTGCAGAAACTTCCCCCACTCTTCGCCTTCTCTGCCTGTATAACACGAAGGCACATTTTAGGACATTACCACTTTGTTTAAGTCACTAACAACAAGACTGGCAACTATTGTGCAAAGGATGCTAGGCCACGAGAGGCAGGGTGGCAATGGGGCTCCACTAAAGCTGGGGATCAAAGCAGGTGAAGGAAGAGCCATAAGTTAGCTAATATGTGATTCACTTTACTACACTGCACCTTTATGGAGATTTTTCACACCCTGGAATCTGCAAGTAATTAAACAgcgacagaagaaaaaaaaaacttttattgtcaaGACAACAAAATGCTTGGCGTAAAACACTGATAATGCTAAGAAAGGA is a genomic window containing:
- the LOC144004236 gene encoding dynamin-1-like protein isoform X1 — encoded protein: MEALIPVINKLQDVFNTVGADIIQLPQIAVVGTQSSGKSSVLESLVGRDLLPRGTGIVTRRPLILQLVHVDPGDARKNDDIGREGEEWGKFLHTKNKVYTDFDEIRQEIEAETERISGNNKGISDEPIHLKIFSPHVVNLTLVDLPGITKVPVGDQPKDIEIQIRDLILTHISNPNCIILAVTAANTDMATSEALKVAREVDPDGRRTLAVVTKLDLMDAGTDAMDVLMGRVIPVKLGLIGVVNRSQLDINNKKSVADAIHDEHVFLQKKYPSLANRNGTKYLARTLNRLLMHHIRDCLPELKTRINVLAAQYQSLLGSYGEPVEDQSATLLQLITKFATEYCNTIEGTAKYIETAELCGGARICYIFHETFGRTLECVDPLGGLSTIDILTAIRNATGPRPSLFVPEVSFELLVKKQVKRLEEPSLRCVELVHEEMQRIIQHCSNYSTQELQRFPKLHEAIVEVVTSLLRKRLPITNEMVHNLVAIELAYINTKHPDFADACGVMNNNIEEQRRNRMRELPTAVPRDKSLGKGPTMVSAEPPTNGADADGAKAPAAGPQGDQDSAGAWRGMLKKGEDGSGSGPGSPLKGAVNLLDVPVPVARKLSSREQRDCEVIERLIKSYFLIVRKNIQDSVPKAVMHFLVNHVKDSLQSELVGQLYKSGLLNDLLTESEDMAQRRKEAADMLQALQKASQVIAEIRETHLW
- the LOC144004236 gene encoding dynamin-1-like protein isoform X2, which translates into the protein MEALIPVINKLQDVFNTVGADIIQLPQIAVVGTQSSGKSSVLESLVGRDLLPRGTGIVTRRPLILQLVHVDPGDARKNDDIGREGEEWGKFLHTKNKVYTDFDEIRQEIEAETERISGNNKGISDEPIHLKIFSPHVVNLTLVDLPGITKVPVGDQPKDIEIQIRDLILTHISNPNCIILAVTAANTDMATSEALKVAREVDPDGRRTLAVVTKLDLMDAGTDAMDVLMGRVIPVKLGLIGVVNRSQLDINNKKSVADAIHDEHVFLQKKYPSLANRNGTKYLARTLNRLLMHHIRDCLPELKTRINVLAAQYQSLLGSYGEPVEDQSATLLQLITKFATEYCNTIEGTAKYIETAELCGGARICYIFHETFGRTLECVDPLGGLSTIDILTAIRNATGPRPSLFVPEVSFELLVKKQVKRLEEPSLRCVELVHEEMQRIIQHCSNYSTQELQRFPKLHEAIVEVVTSLLRKRLPITNEMVHNLVAIELAYINTKHPDFADACGVMNNNIEEQRRNRMRELPTAVPRDKAPAAGPQGDQDSAGAWRGMLKKGEDGSGSGPGSPLKGAVNLLDVPVPVARKLSSREQRDCEVIERLIKSYFLIVRKNIQDSVPKAVMHFLVNHVKDSLQSELVGQLYKSGLLNDLLTESEDMAQRRKEAADMLQALQKASQVIAEIRETHLW